In the genome of Rhodoferax sp. BAB1, one region contains:
- a CDS encoding (2Fe-2S)-binding protein, which translates to MNTLHVNGREHALSTAPTTPILWALRDNLGMTGTKFGCGAALCGACTVHLNGQAIRSCVTPISAAQGAKITTIEAVTDGKDRVGAAVHAAWVKHDVAQCGYCQSGQIMSATAFLKSLPRGKQPAAAEIDSAMAGNICRCGTYARIRAAVTDAAKTLA; encoded by the coding sequence ATGAACACCCTGCACGTCAACGGCCGCGAGCATGCGCTCAGCACCGCCCCCACCACCCCCATCCTCTGGGCCCTGCGTGACAACCTGGGCATGACCGGCACCAAGTTCGGCTGCGGAGCGGCACTGTGCGGCGCCTGCACCGTGCACCTGAACGGCCAGGCCATCCGCTCCTGCGTCACCCCCATCTCGGCGGCCCAGGGCGCGAAGATCACCACCATCGAAGCCGTCACCGATGGCAAGGACCGCGTCGGTGCCGCCGTGCACGCCGCCTGGGTCAAGCACGACGTCGCGCAGTGCGGCTACTGCCAGAGCGGCCAGATCATGAGCGCCACCGCCTTCCTCAAGTCCCTGCCGCGCGGCAAGCAGCCCGCGGCCGCCGAGATCGACAGCGCCATGGCCGGCAACATCTGCCGCTGTGGCACCTATGCCCGCATCCGCGCCGCCGTCACCGACGCCGCCAAGACCCTCGCCTGA
- a CDS encoding AraC family transcriptional regulator, translated as MSIATLAQEIGRIARNDGDYQTAIPQLLMARRSGRTEPLACIYMLGLAVVAQGGKQVTMSDQVVNYGPGQSLLATVDLPVVSQVTQADLAQPFLGMLLTLDTRALVQLAADMELPPLPRDQAARGISLGPLEEPLLDAVIRLVRLLQEPQHIARLAPLIQQEIMVRLLTGPHGPYLRHLIAAGSPSHQVAQAIAWLKLNFSRDVLMDELAERAHMSPSTFRQHFRGLTGMSPLQYQKQLRLQEARQLMLTQALDASSTAARVGYESVSQFNREYSRQFGAPPQRDIRRMRELPGGGVVQSLS; from the coding sequence ATGAGCATCGCCACCCTGGCCCAGGAAATCGGCCGGATTGCCCGAAATGACGGCGATTACCAGACGGCCATCCCCCAGCTGCTGATGGCCCGGCGCAGCGGCCGCACGGAGCCGCTGGCCTGCATCTACATGCTGGGCCTGGCCGTCGTGGCGCAGGGCGGCAAGCAGGTGACCATGAGCGACCAGGTCGTGAACTACGGGCCCGGCCAGTCCCTGCTGGCAACGGTGGACCTGCCCGTGGTCTCGCAGGTCACGCAGGCCGATCTGGCCCAACCGTTTCTCGGCATGCTGCTCACGCTGGATACGCGCGCGCTGGTGCAACTGGCCGCGGACATGGAACTGCCGCCTTTGCCGCGCGACCAGGCCGCACGCGGCATATCGCTGGGCCCGCTGGAGGAGCCGCTGCTGGACGCGGTGATCCGCCTGGTGCGGCTGCTACAGGAGCCACAGCACATCGCGCGGCTGGCACCGCTGATCCAGCAGGAGATCATGGTGCGCCTGCTGACCGGTCCGCACGGCCCCTACCTGCGGCATCTGATCGCCGCGGGCTCCCCGAGCCACCAGGTCGCGCAGGCCATCGCCTGGCTCAAGCTGAACTTCAGCCGTGATGTGCTGATGGACGAGCTGGCCGAGCGCGCGCACATGAGTCCTTCGACTTTCCGCCAGCACTTCCGCGGCCTCACGGGCATGAGCCCGCTGCAGTACCAGAAGCAGCTGCGCCTGCAGGAGGCACGCCAGCTCATGCTGACCCAGGCGCTGGACGCCAGCAGCACGGCCGCGCGGGTGGGTTACGAAAGCGTCTCGCAGTTCAACCGCGAGTACAGCCGCCAGTTCGGCGCGCCGCCGCAGCGCGACATCAGGCGCATGCGCGAGCTACCGGGCGGTGGAGTGGTGCAGTCCTTGAGCTGA